TGAAATGCCGGGTTATAAATTACCGCTTTTCAAAAACGTTGGTATTAATGTAGTTGAAAAAACCAAAGCATTTGTGGTGGGGGCCGGAAAAATCATTTTGGCAATCTCGGTTATTTTGTGGTTTTTGGCTTCATACGGTCCAGGAAAAGAATTTAACGAAGCAGAAACAATTGTAAAAGAAAGATTTGCAAATGCCGATCTTGATGAAACCCAGTTTGAAAACGAAGTGGCTTCTCAAAAATTAGAAAACTCCTATATCGGATTAATGGGAAGAGCAATTGAACCGGCAATTGAACCTTTGGGTTACGACTGGAAAATAGGAATTGCATTAATCAGTTCGTTTGCAGCTCGCGAAGTTTTCGTGGGAACACTTGCTACCATTTATAGCGTTGGAGATACAGATAATGAGTCGACCATAAAAAGTAAAATGCAGCAGGAAGTACATGCAGATACCGGAGAGAAAGTATTTAATTTTGCAACCGGAGTATCATTGCTTTTATTTTATGCTTTTGCAATGCAGTGCGCCAGTACACTGGCGATTACCAAAAAAGAAACCAACTCGTGGAAATGGCCTGCCATGCAGCTGGTTTTTATGAGCGGACTGGCTTATTTTACAGCCTTGATCGCTTATCAAATATTAAAGTAAAAAATCATGATTCAGGAAATTATAGCTTTTGCCATACTAGGATTTGCGGTAGCTTTTTTGATCAAGAAATTCTTCTGGAAATCTAAAAAGAAAAAAGACTGTGGCGACGGGAATTGCGGTTGCGGCTGATTTTATCGTAAAACAGAGATTAATAAAATAACAAAAAAGCTTCACAAAGATTGTAAAAATTTCTGTGGAGCTTTTGTCTTTTATTATTATTCTAAAAACTTTTGCTGTCTGTTTTGCAGTTTTGAAGAAGGTAAATTTGGTAGAATTTTTAAATCATGAAACAATGACACAAGAAGACAGAATGGAAATAATCAGAGATAACAGAGTCGCCCGATTATTGTGGTTTATGATCGGTTTTTTCTGTGCAGGAGTCATTACGTATTTGGTAATGAAACCGCATTAATTAAAACCACAACTAAGACAGTACTGAAACCGTAATACTATTTAAGCCCGTCCCATTCTGCATAGAACTGAGCAAGGAACGTTTGCATAAAAAGATGCCTTTCTTCTGCAATTTGTTTTCCTTTTTCAGTATTCATTTTGTCTTTTAAAAGTAAAAGCTTTTCATAGAAATGATTAATAGTAGGAGCATCATTCTTTTTATACTCCTCTTTAGTCATATTTGTTACAGGGGCAATCTCGGGGTTGTGGAGAGATCTATTTTTAAATCCGCCATAATTAAAGGCTCTTGCAATCCCTATAGCTCCAATGGCATCCAGACGATCGGCATCCTGAACAATATCCAGTTCGACAGAAGAAAACTTCTTTTCGAAATTTCCGCCTTTATAAGAGATGTTTTCAATGATATTGACTACATGCTGGATAATGTCCTCAGAAACATTTTCCGACTCTAAAAACAAACGTGCCGTCTTTGGTCCGATAGTTTCATCACCATTATGGAATTTGCTGTCGGCAATATCATGAAGCAGAGCACCAAGCTTTACAATCGTAATGTCGCATTCTGTATCTTTTGCAATTAAAAGCGCATTTTTATAAACACGTTCGATATGAAACCAGTCATGACCGCCTTCGGCATCATTTAATTTTTCTTTTACAAAAGCAATGGTTTTAAGTATTAAGGTGGTATTATTCATGCTGTTTTATTAATGCTTGGTGAAATTCATCCTGAAAACGGATAGAATCTGGATTTAAAGTCCATAAAAAATGTTGATTGCCAAAGTAGGTAAACTTCAGCAATCAACAATATGTTTTTTTAAGTAGTTTCAAATTAAGATGCAAAGCATCAATCTAAAAGCTGCATTCTAAAAATCTAGAATTATAACCTGGCCGGTTCAACCCATTTAAAGATATGTCCTTCGGCAGGAATAACGATTCTTTCAGAGATTTTAGCCATACGCGCCGGCAGCTTCATTAAATAATCACGGGCTTTTTCGGCTTCATCTGTTAAATTCGAGATTTTGTCAATTTCCCATTTGTTAATTAGTTTCTGCATAATTTCAACATAATCGGTAGCGGTATAAACTCCAATACGCTGTGCAGAATCAGAAAACTGTTCAAAAGCAGTGCTTATTTTCTGACCGGATTCTCTAAGGAAATGAGCAGGCATGACAATCTTCTGTTTCATCATGTACTGAAAAGCAAGCATCATTTCGCTTGGATCAACCTGAAAAATTCTGGTTACAAATTCGCTGTACGCATGGTGATGACGCATTTCATCGCCTGCAATCATTTTACACATTTTAGACAACTTGTTATCGCCAAATTTCTTTGCAATCTGCGAAACTCTATTGTGCGAAACATAAGTTGCTAATTCCTGAAAACTGGTATATACAAAGTTTTTGTACGGATCAGATCCAGTTCCAATATCAAAACCGTCGTTGATTAAATGCTGTGTAGTCATTTCGATTTCACGCATGTTTACACGACCAGACAAATACAAGTATTTATTTAAAAGATCTCCGTGTCGGTTTTCTTCTCCCGTCCATTGACGAATCCATTTAGACCAGCCATTTCCTCCGTCTTCTACCTGATTTACTCCTTCAACATCCATTAACCAGGATTCGTATGTAGGCAGCGCTTCTTCGGTAATGGTATCACCAACAAGCGTAACCCAGAAATCGTATGGCAACTCTTTGGCAATTTCTCTCAGTTCCTTTACCTCTTCAAAGAAATTTTCTCCTTGAGAATTCGGTAAGAAATCTGTAGGCTGCCAAATAGTTTCAACAGGGATTAAATACTGTTCAACGAAGCTGTCCACGTTTTTTTCCAAAAACTGCATCACTTCTAATCTAATGTTTTTTATAGACATTCCTAATTTAAGATTGGGATTTAAGCTTACTGCCGCCTAAATCTATTTATACTCGTTTATTCCTTCCTTTACTGTTTTTTCAGTAATCTCCATCAATTCCTCAAACTTATACTCTTTTACGGCCAAAGCTTTATGAGCGGTAAAAGTAAGATGATTTCCTAAACCAACCGGAAACATTCCGTATCTGACCATTTTCCATGAATTGTTGATACTTACAGGTACAACATATGCAGAAGGCGCATATTTACATAAGATTTTTAAACCGCTTTGGGCAAATTCTTTGGGTACGCCGGTTTTACTGCGGGTTCCTTCAGGGAAAATTACAGCAGATCTGGTGTTTTTTTCTATATATTCAGACAAGCCTTTGATTACCGGAATCGCTTGTTTAGGGTCTTTACGGTCAATAAGCACTGATCCGCCATGTTTTAAATTATATGAAACACTCGGGATTCCGCTGCCTAACTCTTTCTTACTTACAAATTTACAATGAAAACGTCTAAAGTACCAAATCATTGCCACGATATCGTACATGCTTTGATGATTGGCCACAAAAATAATAGGAGCACCTTTCGGAATTGTGTCTACTCCTTTTACAGTATACGTAGTTCCGGCAAGATTGGTGCATTTTAAAAGGCAGAAATTTAAATAGTCTACACTTTTCTTGTGCGCCTGATAACCAAAAAGATTAAGGCAGATCCATTGTATCGGGTGAAAAATTACCAGACACAATCCAAAACATAAATAATAAATTACGGAGACTGGATATGAAATTATCTTTTGCATGCTTGAAAAAATTAAAGGCCAAAAGTAGTAAATATATTTTTAGCCGTATAAAAATTGAAAACAATAACTGTTTTTATGGTTTAATTGTACCTTTGTCCTTTAAATTGCAAATGTTTTCTGAATTAAATGAACTTCACATATCCTAAAAATGAACGCTTAAAGAGCAGAACGACGATTGGATTATTGTTTTCCGAAGGAAAATCAGTTTCTAAATATCCGCTTCGTTTGGTTTATCGTCAGGCGGAAGAAAATTCAGAAGAGCAGACTAAAATTGGTGTGTCGGTTTCCAAAAAATACTTCAAGAAAGCCGTTGACCGAAATTACTTCAAAAGAGTTTTAAGAGAAACATATCGTTTGAACAAACATCTTCTTTTAGATAATCTGGATCAGCCGTATTCGATTATGCTTTTTTATCAAAGTAAAGACAGATTATCATTTGAAGAAATCAATACAAAAACCATTCAGTTATTTGAGAAATTCAGGATGCAGATCGATAAAATTGAGAATACTGAAAAGAAAATTGAGCCTTAAATTCTAAAAGGTAAGATTATTAGCCAGATTAGATAAAAAAATCGTAGTTTTAGCTCTTAATTGAAATTGTATGAAACCTGTTTTCTTTATATCTTTTGTCCTTTTAATTCTTTTTGGTTGCAACAAAGCTGAATCTTTAAATGAAGCTACTGTTGATCAGGTAAAATTTGTTGCTCCAAACTTATCTGGAGACAGTGAATCTGATGCTAACTTTAATATTTCTCAAAAAATCATCAAAGAAGCTACATTAAGATTTGAAACTGATGATCTTGAAAAAAGTTTCACACAAATCCAAAAAGCAGTTTCAGACAACAAAGGAAATATACTAAACGATTCTGAAGGAAAAGATTACGGAAGTGTTTACAGAAATATTAAAGTAAAAGTTCCTAGTCAGAATTTTGATAATTTTATAAATGCCGTTTCAAAAGGTGTTTCGTACTTTGAACGCAAAGATATATCCGCAGTAGATGTTACAGAACAATATATCGATCTAAACTCCAGATTAAAAACAAAGAAAAAACTTGAAGAACGTTACCTTCAGATTTTACAGAAAGCAGTTAAAATAAGTGAGATTTTAGAAATTGAAAAACAGCTTTCGGCCATTCGTGAAGAAATTGAAGCCAAAGAAGGCCAGCTGAAATATCTGCAAAGCCGTGTTTCTGAAAGCACTATTACAATTGAATTTTATAAAACCATTGCCGAAAAAGAAGGCATTAAAATATCATACGGATCAAAAATCTGGACAGCCGTGAAATCCGGATTCTTCAGTTTATCTGATTTCTTAATTTCCCTCATCAGTATCTGGCCGTTTATCATTATCATTTGTGTACTAGCCTATTTTATTAGAAAAAGATTTAAAAGAAAAAAACAACAATCATGAATCGTTATTTCAGAAAGAAATTCATTATACCAACAGTTGCTGCAGGTTTTTTGTTTATTGGAACGAGTTTCAAAGAAGATTTCTTTGAGATTGCCAAACAAATCGAAATCTTCACAACCTTATTCAAAGCCGTAAATACGAATTATGTAGACGAAACCAATCCGGGCGATTTAATGGACAAAGCTATTAAAAGCATGCTGGGAAGTTTAGATCCGTATACGGTTTACTTTAATGAGCAGGATGTGGTGAATTTCAAAATCAACAATACGGGAGAATATACCGGAATTGGCGCTATGATCGCCCGTAAAAAAGATCGTCTGATTGTTCGTGAACCCTATAAAAATTATCCGGCTGATAAAGCAGGTTTAAAAGCAGGAGACGAAATTATCCAGATTGGTGATGTTCTGATTGCCGATTTTAAAGACGATGCATCGCAATTATTAAAGGGAACTAAAAACACCAAGATTGCCATAAAATACCTTCGTCAGGGAAAAACCTTTACAACCGAATTGGTTTTGGATGAGGTTGATATCAAATCGGTTCCGTTCTTCGGAAAAATTGATGACAAAACCGGTTACATCGTATTGGCGCATTTTAGCAGAAAAGCTTCGGCTGAGGTAAAAGACGCACTTGAAAAACTAAAAGCTGATGGTGCATCGCAGATTGTTCTGGATTTAAGAGGAAATCCGGGCGGTTTGTTAAATGAAGCAATCGACATTTGTAATTTATTTGTTCCGAAGAATGAAGTTATTGTTACAACCAAATCGAGAATTGAAAAACATAACAATACATATAAAACAACCAAAGAACCAATTGACACCCAGATTCCGCTTGCTATTTTGGTAAACGGAAGGAGTGCTTCTGCATCTGAGATTGTATCCGGTGCTCTTCAGGATCTGGATCGCGCCGTAGTTTTAGGAAGCCGCAGTTTTGGTAAAGGTTTGGTACAGCGTTCCGTAGACCTTACTTACGGCACACAGCTTAAAGTAACCATTTCACGTTATTACACGCCTTCTGGCCGATGCATTCAGGCATTGGACTACGCGCATAAAGATAAAAATGGTGCGGCAGTCAAAACTGATGCTAAAAATTACAACGCTTTTAAAACCCGAAAAGGAAGAACGGTTTATGACGGAGGAGGAGTGCTGCCGGATATTGAACTGGAAGAAGCCAAAATGAGCCCAATTACAACGGCACTTCTTAAAAACGACGGAATCTTTGATTACGCCACAACATATTATTATAAAAACCCAAATTTAGGCGATAAAATCCCGGTTTTGACAGATGCTGATTATACGGCCTTCAAACAATATCTCAAAACAAACAAAATCAGTTTTGACACCGAAACAGAAATTGCCCTTAAAAATACTTTGGCTGCAGCCAAAAATGAAAAGATTGACGAAACTATTGCTCCGGAATACCAACAATTATTAGCCGCATTAGAAAAGAGTGAAAGCACATTATTAGACAAAAACCAGAAAGAGATTAAAGGTCTTATTCAGGAAGAATTGATAAAAAGATACCAATACCAGGAAGGATTGTATCAGTTTTATATTAAAAACAATTCAGAAATTAAAAGAGCAGTAAACGTATTAAATAATCAAACTGAATATAAAACGATTTTAAAAATGTAGAAATGAAACTTTACCGGGTCCTATTTTTGTTTATCATTTACAATTCAGCGGCACAGCATAAACCTATCGAAACCATTTATTTTGATTTCGACAAGTATAATCTTACCACAGCACAAACCAAGGTTGTAAACCGATTTATAAAAACAATAGACACTTCAAAAGTTGAATCGATACAGATTTACGGCTACTGCGACGATCGCGGAACCGATGATTATAATATCCGGTTGTCTCATGACCGGGTAAATACTATTCAGGCACTGCTTATTTCGTCCGGATTTAATCAAAACAAAATTGTTATTCTGGAAGGAAAGGGGCGTGTCGTAGTAAAAGCCGATACAGTCGAGAATTTATACGAAACCCGATTACGTAACAGACGGGTAGACCTCATTGTTGTTAAGCGAAATAGTTTTGGTAAAGATGTTCATACCTCATTTAAGGATAAAATAAAAGTGGGTGACAAGATTTGTGTTGAAACAATCTTGTTTGATCTTGGAAGTGCAAGGCTTACGCCAGCCTCAAAAAAGGAACTGGATAAAATTGCACTCACACTTCAAAAACATAAAAATATTCGATTCGAAATTCGCGGACATGTTTGCTGTACTCCGGAAATCTATAGCGACGGAATTGATAAAGATACCAGAGACAGAAAACTTTCTTGGAATCGGGCAAAGAGCGTTTTTAACTATTTGAGCTCTAAGAAGGTTTCAAAAAACCGAATGCGCTATCAGGGATGCGGTAATAAATTTCCGCTAAAAAGAGGCGATAAATTTGATCGGCGCGTTGAATTTTTGATTACTAAAATCTGAAACGATTTTTATTTATAACTCCTTTTTTTAAATCATTTTATTGAAAGATAAACTTTAAACAATAGTTATTACTTGGTTTGTTATTAATTGTTTATATTTTAAATAAAACCTTTTTTAAGTTTTCCCTAAAACAACTAATGCAACAAAGTTGCGAACTTAATTTGATTGTTTTTAGGAAATAAAAATTAAAATAAGCCGGATAGATTTCAAAATCTGTCGTGCTCAAATATTTCTGATAAGGCAAAATGTTCAACAAATTCTGTATTGTCATTTTCGTGTCGTTTTAGAAGAACCCATAATCTCCAAATGGTAATTTGGCACCATTATATTTCACGTTCCATCTTGTCAATATTTAACTTTCTGATAAGACGCTCTTGTCTTTCAAAAATGATGGTCTGCAAGATTAAATTATACTGGTTTTTAGTATGAATTTCTTATTTAACAAACCATTATTTTAATGCATAAAAAGCAAAATAAAAAAAATACTATCTTTACCGATCGAACGTTTATGAACTTTAGCTGCATTTTAGCGGCACTACATATATAATTATGGCATGTACAAGTTGTTCAACCTCAGATGGCGGCGCACCAAAAGGTTGTAAAAATAATGGGACTTGCGGCACCGATAGCTGCAATAAATTAACGGTTTTTGACTGGCTCTCAAACATGAGCCCGTCTAATGGAGAGGCAATTTTTGATTGTGTTGAAGTTCGTTTTAAAAACGGGCGCAAGGAATTTTTTAGAAATTCAGAAAAATTAACTTTAAGTATTGGTGATATTGTGGCAACTGTTGCTTCACCAGGACATGATATTGGAATTGTTACGCTTACAGGCGAATTGGTAAAGATTCAAATGAAGAAAAAAGGTGTAAATTACGAAAGTAACGAGGTTCCAAAAATTTATAGAAAAGCATCTCAAAAAGATATCGATATCTGGTCTGTAGCTCGTGATCGTGAAGAACCAATGAAAGTTCGGGCACGAGAACTGGCCATTCAGCACAAACTGGAAATGAAAATTTCGGATATTGAATTTCAGGGTGACGGATCAAAAGCGACTTTTTATTACACAGCAAACGATCGTGTCGATTTTAGAATGCTGATTAAAGATTTTGCCAAAGAATTCAGTACGAGAGTCGAAATGAAACAAGTGGGTTTCCGTCAGGAAGCGGCTCGTTTGGGCGGAGTAGGTTCATGCGGACGCGAACTCTGCTGCTCTACTTGGTTAACTGATTTTAGAAGTGTCAACACCTCGGCAGCACGTTACCAGCAGTTATCACTAAATCCGCAGAAATTAGCCGGACAATGCGGTAAACTAAAATGCTGTCTGAATTATGAGTTAGACACTTACATGGATGCATTGAAAGATTTTCCGGATTACGACACGAAACTGATTACCGAAAAGGGAGATGCTGTCTGCCAGAAACAGGATATTTTTAAAGGATTAATGTGGTTTGCCTACACCAATAACTTTGCAAACTGGCATGTTTTAAAAATTGATCAGGTAAAAGAGATCATTGCTGAGAACAAACAGAAAAACAAAGTTTCGTCATTAGAAGATTTTGCTGTAGAAGTAACTTCAGAACCAGAAAAGGACTTTAACAATGCAATGGGTCAGGAAAGTTTAACCCGTTTCGATCAGCCGAAAAGAAAGAAAAAGCCAAACCGAAAACGCAAGCAAAATGCCGAAGGCGTTGGGGTTACGGCTCCGGCAAAACCGCAGCAGGAAAAAAATCACAATAATAATCCAAAGCCTGCAGGGAATAACAATCCGAACCAGAATCCTAATAAACAGAATAAGCCAAACCCAAATAAACAAAACCATCATAAGAATAAGCACAATTCGAATAAATCAAACAATCCGAATAAACAGAATTCGAATGATAACAAATCGGCTGAGCCTAGAAAACCTATAACGAATAATAAAAATGAGAATAAAAAATAGCGGTATTCTTCTACTGGCAGCGGTACTTCTTTTTTCATGCGATAAAAAAAGAGTATTCGACGAGTACAAATCTGTTGGAAGCGCGTGGCATAAAGACAGTATTGTTACTTTTGATCTGCCGGTTCTGGATTCTACCAAAATGTACAACCTGTTTGTAAATTTGAGGGCCAACAACAATTATCCGTTTAATAATTTATTTTTAATTG
This portion of the Flavobacterium gelatinilyticum genome encodes:
- a CDS encoding FeoB-associated Cys-rich membrane protein, whose protein sequence is MIQEIIAFAILGFAVAFLIKKFFWKSKKKKDCGDGNCGCG
- a CDS encoding HD domain-containing protein, whose amino-acid sequence is MNNTTLILKTIAFVKEKLNDAEGGHDWFHIERVYKNALLIAKDTECDITIVKLGALLHDIADSKFHNGDETIGPKTARLFLESENVSEDIIQHVVNIIENISYKGGNFEKKFSSVELDIVQDADRLDAIGAIGIARAFNYGGFKNRSLHNPEIAPVTNMTKEEYKKNDAPTINHFYEKLLLLKDKMNTEKGKQIAEERHLFMQTFLAQFYAEWDGLK
- a CDS encoding acyl-ACP desaturase, which encodes MSIKNIRLEVMQFLEKNVDSFVEQYLIPVETIWQPTDFLPNSQGENFFEEVKELREIAKELPYDFWVTLVGDTITEEALPTYESWLMDVEGVNQVEDGGNGWSKWIRQWTGEENRHGDLLNKYLYLSGRVNMREIEMTTQHLINDGFDIGTGSDPYKNFVYTSFQELATYVSHNRVSQIAKKFGDNKLSKMCKMIAGDEMRHHHAYSEFVTRIFQVDPSEMMLAFQYMMKQKIVMPAHFLRESGQKISTAFEQFSDSAQRIGVYTATDYVEIMQKLINKWEIDKISNLTDEAEKARDYLMKLPARMAKISERIVIPAEGHIFKWVEPARL
- a CDS encoding lysophospholipid acyltransferase family protein, yielding MQKIISYPVSVIYYLCFGLCLVIFHPIQWICLNLFGYQAHKKSVDYLNFCLLKCTNLAGTTYTVKGVDTIPKGAPIIFVANHQSMYDIVAMIWYFRRFHCKFVSKKELGSGIPSVSYNLKHGGSVLIDRKDPKQAIPVIKGLSEYIEKNTRSAVIFPEGTRSKTGVPKEFAQSGLKILCKYAPSAYVVPVSINNSWKMVRYGMFPVGLGNHLTFTAHKALAVKEYKFEELMEITEKTVKEGINEYK
- the rnpA gene encoding ribonuclease P protein component, encoding MNFTYPKNERLKSRTTIGLLFSEGKSVSKYPLRLVYRQAEENSEEQTKIGVSVSKKYFKKAVDRNYFKRVLRETYRLNKHLLLDNLDQPYSIMLFYQSKDRLSFEEINTKTIQLFEKFRMQIDKIENTEKKIEP
- a CDS encoding DUF4349 domain-containing protein translates to MKPVFFISFVLLILFGCNKAESLNEATVDQVKFVAPNLSGDSESDANFNISQKIIKEATLRFETDDLEKSFTQIQKAVSDNKGNILNDSEGKDYGSVYRNIKVKVPSQNFDNFINAVSKGVSYFERKDISAVDVTEQYIDLNSRLKTKKKLEERYLQILQKAVKISEILEIEKQLSAIREEIEAKEGQLKYLQSRVSESTITIEFYKTIAEKEGIKISYGSKIWTAVKSGFFSLSDFLISLISIWPFIIIICVLAYFIRKRFKRKKQQS
- a CDS encoding S41 family peptidase, which encodes MNRYFRKKFIIPTVAAGFLFIGTSFKEDFFEIAKQIEIFTTLFKAVNTNYVDETNPGDLMDKAIKSMLGSLDPYTVYFNEQDVVNFKINNTGEYTGIGAMIARKKDRLIVREPYKNYPADKAGLKAGDEIIQIGDVLIADFKDDASQLLKGTKNTKIAIKYLRQGKTFTTELVLDEVDIKSVPFFGKIDDKTGYIVLAHFSRKASAEVKDALEKLKADGASQIVLDLRGNPGGLLNEAIDICNLFVPKNEVIVTTKSRIEKHNNTYKTTKEPIDTQIPLAILVNGRSASASEIVSGALQDLDRAVVLGSRSFGKGLVQRSVDLTYGTQLKVTISRYYTPSGRCIQALDYAHKDKNGAAVKTDAKNYNAFKTRKGRTVYDGGGVLPDIELEEAKMSPITTALLKNDGIFDYATTYYYKNPNLGDKIPVLTDADYTAFKQYLKTNKISFDTETEIALKNTLAAAKNEKIDETIAPEYQQLLAALEKSESTLLDKNQKEIKGLIQEELIKRYQYQEGLYQFYIKNNSEIKRAVNVLNNQTEYKTILKM
- a CDS encoding OmpA family protein; the encoded protein is MKLYRVLFLFIIYNSAAQHKPIETIYFDFDKYNLTTAQTKVVNRFIKTIDTSKVESIQIYGYCDDRGTDDYNIRLSHDRVNTIQALLISSGFNQNKIVILEGKGRVVVKADTVENLYETRLRNRRVDLIVVKRNSFGKDVHTSFKDKIKVGDKICVETILFDLGSARLTPASKKELDKIALTLQKHKNIRFEIRGHVCCTPEIYSDGIDKDTRDRKLSWNRAKSVFNYLSSKKVSKNRMRYQGCGNKFPLKRGDKFDRRVEFLITKI
- a CDS encoding PSP1 domain-containing protein — its product is MACTSCSTSDGGAPKGCKNNGTCGTDSCNKLTVFDWLSNMSPSNGEAIFDCVEVRFKNGRKEFFRNSEKLTLSIGDIVATVASPGHDIGIVTLTGELVKIQMKKKGVNYESNEVPKIYRKASQKDIDIWSVARDREEPMKVRARELAIQHKLEMKISDIEFQGDGSKATFYYTANDRVDFRMLIKDFAKEFSTRVEMKQVGFRQEAARLGGVGSCGRELCCSTWLTDFRSVNTSAARYQQLSLNPQKLAGQCGKLKCCLNYELDTYMDALKDFPDYDTKLITEKGDAVCQKQDIFKGLMWFAYTNNFANWHVLKIDQVKEIIAENKQKNKVSSLEDFAVEVTSEPEKDFNNAMGQESLTRFDQPKRKKKPNRKRKQNAEGVGVTAPAKPQQEKNHNNNPKPAGNNNPNQNPNKQNKPNPNKQNHHKNKHNSNKSNNPNKQNSNDNKSAEPRKPITNNKNENKK